Proteins co-encoded in one Carassius gibelio isolate Cgi1373 ecotype wild population from Czech Republic chromosome A15, carGib1.2-hapl.c, whole genome shotgun sequence genomic window:
- the LOC128029189 gene encoding clustered mitochondria protein homolog isoform X3, protein MNGVAGHDQAEEADSKQDGSADAEDANEQEVIVIQDTGFTVKIQAPGTEPFDLQVSPQEMVQEIHQVLMDREDTCHRTCFSLQLDGNVLDNFAELKSIEGLQEASLLKVVEEPYTVREARIHVRHIRDLLKSLDPSDAYNGVDCNSLSFLSVFTDGDLGDTGKRKKKGTELEQIDCTPPEHILPGSKERPLVPLQPQNKDWKPMQCLKVLTMSGWNPPPGNRKMHGDLMYLYVVTVEDRHVSITASNRGFYLNQSTTYTFNPKPASPSFLSHSLVELLSQISAAFKKNFTALQKKRVQRHPFERIATPFQVYSWTAPQIDHAMDCVRAEDAYTSRLGYEEHIPGQTRDWNEELQTTRELSRKNLPERLLRERAIFKVHSDFAGAATRGAMAVIDGNVMAINPGEETRMQMFIWNNIFFSLGFDVRDHYRELGGDAAAHVAPTNDLNGVRAYSAVDVEGLYTLGTVVVDYRGYRVTAQSIIPGILEREQEQSVIYGSIDFGKTVVSHPKYLELLEKTSRPLKVQRHSVLNEKDTAVELCSSVECKGIIGNDGRHYILDLLRTFPPDLNFLPVEGEELAPESQKLGFPRQLRHRLACLRQELIEAFVEHRYLLFMKTAALQLMQQKANKDKTAALHDTSSADAESESKPQALEASEQVPDGMPTSPTSSESTLTPDDLEATTMSEKSVPENQEAPVDLKSEVPTTNTNGTHEPSAAERQNGGCDSLLEGKEADENIPGLAQAKELAESLAAEDGSGIDPKSREVVLNACKAVGSISNTSFDIRFNPDIFSPGVRFPDDIQKQKQLLKDAAAFLVSCQIPSFVKDCLDHSSLPMDGATMTEALHQRGINVRYLGNVLEFVDNMPAKAQLEHIYRIGIGELITRCAKHIFKTYLQGVELSALSAAVSHFLNCLLSSFPEAVAHLAADELVSRRKSRKRRNRVPGGGDNTAWASLTPSELWKNITSEAQSYYHFSLQCESVDQAVEKYGLQKITLLREISIKTGVQILIKEYNFDSRHKPAFTEEDILNIFPIVKHVNPKASDAFHFFQSGQAKVQQGFLKEGCELINEALNLFNNVYGAMHVEICACLRLLARLNYIMGDHPEALSNQQKAVLMSERVLGIEHPNTIQEYMHLALYCFANGQLSTALKLLYRARYLLLVVCGEDHPEMALLDSNIGLVLHGVMEFDLSLRFLENALAINSKYHGPRSLKVALSHHLVARVYESKAEFRSALQHEKEGYTIYKNQVGEAHEKTKESSEYLKYLTQQAVALQRTMNEIYKNGSNASIMPLKFTAPSMTSVLEQLNIINGIIFIPLSQKDLENLKAEVQRRQLMQNSGKMEEQQAAQLELDDKLPVDD, encoded by the exons ATGAATGGGGTAGCAGGTCACGATCAGGCTGAGGAGGCCGACTCCAAGCAGGACGGCAGTGCCGACGCAGAGGATGCTAACGAACAGGAAGTGATTGTAATTCAAGACACTGGCTTCACTGTGAAGATCCAAGCACCAGGAACTGAACCCTTTGACCTTCAG GTGTCACCACAAGAGATGGTGCAAGAGATCCACCAAGTTCTGATGGACCGTGAGGACACCTGCCACCGCACCTGCTTCTCCTTGCAGCTCGACGGGAATGTGCTCGATAACTTTGCCGAGCTCAAGTCCATTGAAGGCCTGCAGGAAGCCTCCCTTCTCAAAGTGGTCGAAG AGCCCTACACAGTACGTGAAGCTCGCATTCACGTCCGTCACATCAGAGACCTTCTGAAGAGCCTGGATCCATCAGACGCTTATAATGGAGTGGACTGCAACTCCCTCTCGTTCCTCAGTGTCTTCACAGATGGAGACCTTGGAG ATACTGGAAAACGCAAAAAGAAAGGCACTGAACTTGAGCAGATTGATTGCACACCGCCTGAACACATTCTGCCAGGCAGCAAAGAGCGTCCTTTAGTTCCACTTCAGCCACAGAACAAAGACTGGAAG CCAATGCAGTGCCTGAAGGTCTTGACCATGAGTGGCTGGAACCCACCGCCTGGCAACAGGAAGATGCACGGAGACCTCATGTATTTGTACGTTGTGACTGTTGAGGACCGACACGTCAGCATCACTGCCTCCAACCGTGGATTCTACCTCAATCA GTCCACTACTTATACCTTCAACCCCAAGCCAGCCAGCCCCAGCTTCCTCAGCCACTCTCTAGTGGAGCTACTGAGCCAGATTAGTGCTGCCTTCAAGAAGAACTTCACCGCTCTGCAGAAGAAGAG GGTTCAAAGACATCCATTTGAGAGAATAGCCACTCCCTTCCAAGTGTACAGCTGGACTGCACCACAGATCGATCATGCCATGGACTGTGTGAGAGCAGAGGATGCCTACACCTCCCGTCTGGGTTACGAAGAGCATATACCTGGCCAA ACTAGAGACTGGAACGAGGAGCTCCAGACAACCAGAGAACTGTCTCGTAAGAACCTCCCTGAGCGCCTGCTGCGAGAACGAGCCATATTCAAG GTTCATAGCGACTTTGCCGGTGCGGCGACGCGTGGCGCAATGGCGGTGATCGATGGCAATGTAATGGCGATCAACCCTGGAGAAGAGACGCGCATGCAGATGTTCATCTGGAACAACATTTTCTTCAGCTTGGGTTTTGATGTACGTGACCACTACAGGGAGCTGGGCGGAGACGCTGCTGCCCACGTTGCCCCCACCAACGACCTGAATGGGGTGAGGGCATACAGTGCCGTGGACGTGGAGGGGCTCTACACCCTGGGCACGGTGGTGGTGGACTACAGAGGTTACCGTGTAACAGCACAGTCCATCATTCCTGGCATCTTGGAGCGGGAACAGGAGCAGAGCGTCATCTATGGCTCCATTGACTTCGGGAAGACCGTAGTCTCCCACCCCAAGTATCTGGAGCTTCTGGAGAAGACCAGCCGCCCGCTGAAGGTGCAGCGCCACTCTGTGCTCAATGAGAAAGATACCGCTGTAGAGCTTTGCTCCTCTGTGGAGTGCAAGGGTATCATTGGCAACGATGGCCGCCATTACATCCTGGACCTATTGCGCACCTTCCCTCCTGACCTCAATTTCCTGCCGGTGGAGGGCGAAGAGCTCGCCCCCGAGAGCCAGAAGCTGGGTTTCCCCCGCCAGCTTCGCCATCGCCTGGCCTGCTTGCGTCAGGAGCTTATTGAGGCCTTTGTAGAGCACAG ATATCTCCTCTTCATGAAGACGGCAGCACTCCAGCTAATGCAGCAGAAAGCCAACAAAGACAAGACTGCAGCCTTGCATGACACGAGCTCTGCAGATGCGGAGTCTGAAAGCAAACCTCAGGCTCTTGAAGCATCTGAGCAGGTTCCTGACGGCATGCCAACCTCTCCAACATCCTCTGAATCCACTCTGACCCCTGATGACTTGGAGGCAACCACTATGTCTGAAAAGTCTGTTCCTGAAAACCAGGAAGCCCCAGTAGATCTGAAATCTGAGGTTCCTACGACAAACACCAATGGTACTCATGAGCCTTCAGCTGCAGAGAGGCAGAATGGAGGGTGTGATAGTCTCTTGGAGGGTAAGGAAGCTGATGAAAATATTCCTGGACTTGCCCAGGCTAAAGAGCTGGCTGAGTCCTTAGCAGCAGAAGATGGATCCGGTATTG ACCCCAAAAGTCGAGAGGTGGTCCTCAACGCCTGTAAAGCTGTGGGCTCCATCAGCAATACCTCGTTCGACATCCGCTTCAACCCAGATATCTTCTCTCCAG GTGTACGCTTCCCTGATGACATCCAGAAACAGAAGCAGCTTCTCAAAGATGCTGCAGCCTTCCTAGTGTCCTGCCAGATCCCCTCTTTT gtAAAAGACTGTTTAGATCACAGCTCTTTGCCTATGGATGGAGCAACGATGACAGAAGCCCTTCATCAGCGTGGCATTAATGTGCGTTATCTTGGAAATGTGCTGGAGTTTGTGGACAACATGCCTGCAAAAGCACAACTTGAACATATCTAT AGAATTGGGATCGGCGAGCTGATCACCAGATGTGCAAAGCATATTTTCAAAACATATCTTCAG GGTGTGGAGCTCTCTGCTTTATCCGCTGCCGTGAGCCACTTCCTGAACTGCCTCTTGAGCTCTTTCCCCGAGGCCGTGGCTCACCTCGCTGCGGATGAGCTGGTGTCCCGCAGAAAGAGCCGTAAGAGACGTAACCGGGTCCCTGGTGGAGGGGACAACACAGCATGGGCCAGTCTGACACCTAGTGAGCTGTGGAAAAACATTACCTCTGAGGCACAGAGCTACTATCACTTCAGTCTACAATG TGAAAGTGTGGACCAGGCAGTGGAGAAGTACGGCTTGCAGAAGATCACCCTGTTGAGGGAGATATCAATCAAGACGGGCGTTCAG ATCTTGATAAAGGAGTACAACTTCGACAGCCGCCATAAGCCGGCCTTCACCGAGGAGGACATCCTGAACATCTTCCCCATCGTTAAACACGTCAACCCCAAAGCCTCTGATGCCTTCCATTTCTTCCAGAGCGGGCAGGCCAAGGTTCAGCAAG GCTTCCTAAAGGAGGGCTGTGAGCTCATCAACGAGGCCTTGAACCTCTTCAACAATGTGTATGGAGCCATGCATGTGGAGATCTGTGCCTGTCTGCGCCTTCTGGCCCGACTCAACTACATCATGGGTGATCATCCTGAG GCTCTGAGCAATCAGCAGAAGGCTGTCCTGATGAGTGAGAGAGTGCTGGGTATTGAACACCCCAACACTATTCAAGAATAT ATGCACTTAGCTCTGTACTGCTTTGCTAATGGCCAGCTGTCCACTGCCCTGAAACTGCTGTACCGCGCTCGCTACCTCCTGCTCGTGGTGTGTGGGGAGGACCATCCAGAAATGGCTCTGCTCGAT AGCAATATTGGCCTTGTGCTTCATGGTGTGATGGAGTTTGACCTGTCTCTGCGCTTCCTGGAAAACGCCCTGGCCATCAACTCCAAATACCATGGGCCACGATCCCTGAAAGTAGCTCTCAG TCATCACCTGGTGGCCAGAGTATATGAGAGCAAGGCTGAGTTCCGCTCTGCCCTGCAGCATGAGAAGGAGGGTTACACCATCTACAAGAACCAG GTTGGTGAAGCTCATGAGAAGACGAAGGAGAGCTCCGAGTATCTGAAGTACCTCACGCAGCAGGCTGTGGCTCTACAGAGAACCATGAATGAGATCTACAAGAACGGATCCAACGCTAGCATAATGCCTCTCAAG TTTACAGCACCAAGCATGACCAGTGTTCTGGAACAGCTTAATATCATCAATGGCATCATCTTTATTCCCCTCAG CCAAAAGGACCTGGAGAATCTAAAGGCTGAGGTGCAGAGACGGCAGCTGATGCAGAATTCTGGGAAAATGGAGGAACAGCAGGCTGCTCAGTTAGAGCTGGATGACAAGCTGCCTGTGGATGATTAA